In Luteimonas viscosa, the genomic window CGCCATCGCGGGCGCTGCCGGCCGCCGCGCTGCCGCCGTCGCCGCCATCGCCGCCATCGGCGAAGCCGCCGACCGCGATCCCACCCAGGCCGGCGCCACCATCGCCACCATCGCCACCACCGGCGTTGCCGCTGTTGCCCGCGATGTTGCCGATGCCCGAGACGCTGTTGCCGGTCACCAGGCCGTTGAGCGCGGTGGTCGCGACGACCGTGCTGGTGCTGGTGTTGAACGAATCGGCCATGCTGGACGAGGCGCTGCTGTTGTTGTCCGCCGCGGCGTTGCCGGCGCCGAGCGCCAGCGCGAGCCCGATGTTGTCGCGGTTGCTGCCGCGGGTCGAATTGTTGTCGCCGGCACCGGCTTCGTTCTGGTCCTGGGCCAGCAGATGGCCCGGGGCACCCAGCGCGACCAGTACGGCTGCAGTCATGAGGCTGTTTCGAATGCGCATTGCAATACTCCTTGGGGTTCGAATGCGCCGACGCATGCATGTCCGACGACATCGGCGCAGGGGCAACCTCGCAAACGCGGTGCCAACCGCCAGCGGACGCTTCCATGAGATTGATTCGGCTCGGATTTCCGGTGGCATGCGTGCAATGGGGACGGCCGCCACGGGCCCGCGCTCAGGTTCCGGCGCAAGAAACGTTTCAGAACTGAAACGCCGGGCCGCCCCTCGCCACCGCGCGACCCGATGGGCGACGCGCAAGCCATTGATCCGGCAGCCAGAAACGACGGCGCCGGTGGTGTTTCAGCGATGAACAGAAACCCGGCGCAACCCCGGCATGAGGCGCGCGGGCGGGCGCAACTGCTGCGTCACGTCGATCGCCGGTGGGAGTTGCCGGGCGGGCGTCGATCCACGCGGCCGCCGGCGTCCATCGAAGTCCGGGGCCGTTACAGTGCGTCCGGCCTGCGCACTTCGAACTCCGCGCGCAGCTTGCGGCCATCCGCCAGTTCCAGTTCGACCGGAACGCGCTGCCCGAGCTCGACCTCCGCCTCCGGTCGCATCAGCATCAGGTGCAGCCCGCCAGGCGCCAGCGAAACCCCGCCGCGAGCCGGCACCGCCAGGCGCTCCACATGCCGCATCCGGCTGACGCCATCGAGCTTGCGCGTTTCATGCAGCTCCACCGACGCGAACGCGGGACTGGCCGCGGCGACGATGGCCACCGGCGCGTCGCACGGATTCCGGACCTCGGCGAACCCGGCCATCATCGGCATCGCCATCGGCGGCTGCCGGATCCAGCCCGATTCGACGACGGGGATGCAGGCGTCGTCCGCCCACACCGGCGACGCCGCGGCGAACAGCACGACAAGGCAGGCGAGGCGGCGAAGGGTATCCATGCTCCTATGATATCGCGACGCCACCCGGACCCCCTGCATGCAACCGCTCATCGAACGCGCCGAACACGACGGCATCCATGAACTGCGCCTCGCCAGGCCACCGGTCAACGCACTCGACCCGGACCTTTGCCGGCAGCTGCGCGGCGCAGTCGCCGACGCCGTCGCAGCGGGCGCACAGGGCATCGTCCTGTGCGGCGGCCCCAAGGCGTTCTCCGCCGGCCTCGACGTCCCCCACCTGCTGAGCCTCGATGCCGCGTCCGTGCGCGAAGCCTGGGAAGACTTCTTCCTCGCGGCCCGCGCGCTCGCCGGATGTCCCGTGCCGGTGGTGGCCGCGCTCAACGGCCATGCGCCCGCCGGCGGCTGCGTGCTGGCGCTGTGCTGCGACTACCGGGTGATGGCGGCAGGCGACTACCGGCTCGGCCTCAACGAGACCCAGGTCGGGCTGGTGGCGCCGGAGGGCATCCAGCGCCTGCTGCGTCGGGTGGTGGGTCCGCACCGGGCCGAACGCCTGCTGGTCGCGGGCGAGATGGTGGATGCCCGGCGCGCACTGGAGATCGGTCTGGTCGACGAACTGGCCGACATCGACGAGGTCCCCCGGCGCGCGTTGGACTGGTTGCGCGCCCTGCTGTCGTTGCCGCGCAAGCCGATGCTGGCGACGCGTGCGATCGCGCGCGCGGAAGTGGTGGCCGCGCTGGAGCCGGAACTCATCGAACTGGACCGCTTCGTCGCCGCCTGGGGCGATCCCGACACGCAGGCCGCATTGCGCGCGCTGGTGGCGAAGCTCGGGAAGTAGGCTCAGGTCTCGCCGGTCGCGACCGGCCGTGCCGGATCGTCGATCCAGCCGCTCCACGAGCCGGTGTACAGCTTCGCCCCGGACAGGCCCGCGTGCTCCATCGCCAGCAGGTGGTGGCAGGCGGTGACGCCGGAGCCGCACATGGCCACGACCTCGCCGGGCGCGCGGCCACCCATCAATGCATCGAACTCCGCGCGCAGCTGCGGGGCCGGCTTGAAGCGGCCACCGGACAGATTCGCCGCATAGGGGCGGTTGATCGCGCCCGGGACGTGGCCGGCGACGGGATCGATCGGTTCGACCTCGCCGCGGAAACGCTCGGGCGCGCGCGCGTCGATCAGCAGGCCACCGCGTTCGAGCTGGCGGCGGCTGCCTTCGGCATCGAGCAGGCGCGAGCGGTCGAACGCAGCGCTGTAGGCGCCGCGCCGCGGCGTCGGCACCCCGGCTTCAACCGGCTGGTCCGCGGCCAGCCATCGCGTCCAGCCGCCGTCGAGGACCGCCACCGCGCCGTGGCCGAGCATGCGCAGCAGGCACCACAGGCGTGCCGCGAAGGCGCCGTCGCCGGCGTCGTAGGCGACCACACGGGTCGCGGGCGAGATCCCCCAGTCCGCGAGCCGCGCGTTGAACGTGCCGGGCTCGGGCCAGGGATGCCGGCCCTGCCCGGGCCTGCGCGGACCCGAGAGGTCGCGCTCGAGATGCGCATGCAGCGCGCCGGGAACGTGCGCCGCGCGATGGGCGCGCTCCCCGGCATCGGGATCCGCGAGCGAGGCGCGGCAATCCAGCACCACCAGGTCCGGCGCATGCAGCGCGGCCGCGAGCGCCTCCGCCGACACCAGCGTATTCCAGTGCAGCGTCATGCCGTCGCCTCCAGCCGCTCGCGCAGGTTGTACAGGATCGAGGCGGTCACGCCCCAGATGCGCTGCTCCGGCGCACCCGGATACGGCGCGAACTCCAGCACGTGGCGGATGCGGCCGGCGAAGCTGATCTCCAGCTCACGCAGATGGTCGCGCGCCAGAAGGAACCCCAGCGGCACCTCGAACACCGCCGCGACTTCCGCCGGATCGGGGCGCGCCACGAAGCCCGGATCGAGCCGGGCGATCACCGGCATCACCCGGTAGCCGGTGACGGTGCGCATCGGATCGAGGAACCCCAGGGGCGAGACCTGCGCGGATTCGAGACCGATCTCCTCCCTGGCCTCGCGCAACGCGGCGGCGAGCAGGCTGTCGTCGCCGGGGTCCATGCGTCCGCCCGGCAGGCTCACCTGGCCGGCGTGCAGGCGCAGCGCCTCGGTGCGGCGCGTGAGCACCACCTGCAGATCGTCGTCGCGTTCGACCAGGCCGAGCAGCACCGCCGCCGGGATCGTGGCGTCGCGCGCAGGCAGGCCATCGAGTTCGGCCAGGTTCCATTCCGGCCCCGCCGGCTCGGCGTCGATCGGATGCAATGCGCGCGCGATGCGCTCGAACCGCGGCCCGAACCTTCCCGTCGAATCGAAACGCGTCATCGGAGCCGTCACCTCGTGCGCTGCGCCTCGCGTTGCGGAAGCACGTCTTCCATCAGCCGCAGCCGCTCGTCGTCGTCCATGTGCAGCCAGCGGGCGATTTCCGCAGCGCTGCGATGGCAGCCCATGCACATGCTCGTCTCGTCGAGCATGCAGACGCCGATGCAGGGACTGAGCACGGCACGGAAGGTGGAGTTCATCGGGGGGAACATTGCCATACGGCGGCGCCGTCCGCCGCAACACATCATGTGCACCGGCAGGCCGGCGCGTGAAAACGGGACGAT contains:
- a CDS encoding copper chaperone PCu(A)C, giving the protein MDTLRRLACLVVLFAAASPVWADDACIPVVESGWIRQPPMAMPMMAGFAEVRNPCDAPVAIVAAASPAFASVELHETRKLDGVSRMRHVERLAVPARGGVSLAPGGLHLMLMRPEAEVELGQRVPVELELADGRKLRAEFEVRRPDAL
- a CDS encoding enoyl-CoA hydratase/isomerase family protein; the protein is MQPLIERAEHDGIHELRLARPPVNALDPDLCRQLRGAVADAVAAGAQGIVLCGGPKAFSAGLDVPHLLSLDAASVREAWEDFFLAARALAGCPVPVVAALNGHAPAGGCVLALCCDYRVMAAGDYRLGLNETQVGLVAPEGIQRLLRRVVGPHRAERLLVAGEMVDARRALEIGLVDELADIDEVPRRALDWLRALLSLPRKPMLATRAIARAEVVAALEPELIELDRFVAAWGDPDTQAALRALVAKLGK
- a CDS encoding sulfurtransferase, with the translated sequence MTLHWNTLVSAEALAAALHAPDLVVLDCRASLADPDAGERAHRAAHVPGALHAHLERDLSGPRRPGQGRHPWPEPGTFNARLADWGISPATRVVAYDAGDGAFAARLWCLLRMLGHGAVAVLDGGWTRWLAADQPVEAGVPTPRRGAYSAAFDRSRLLDAEGSRRQLERGGLLIDARAPERFRGEVEPIDPVAGHVPGAINRPYAANLSGGRFKPAPQLRAEFDALMGGRAPGEVVAMCGSGVTACHHLLAMEHAGLSGAKLYTGSWSGWIDDPARPVATGET